TTTTTTGAGTATGTGATTGTGGCCCATCACAACGTACTATTTGAAAAAAACGCAAATTATGACACCATGTAATTGTATAGTAACCTATCCCTAAAGAAATAAACAATGCTAATATAAAACTAATAATAGCTCTGAAAGTTAAATGATAAAAAATATTAAATTTGGATGAATACAGTACTAATACATTCTCTGTTAGCCAAAATAATATTTTGATCCATCCCGAATAGCATCTATTATTTGCTCCATTTTAAAAGCACGTGATCCTTTTATTAACACACTAATTGATTGATGATTAGATAACATTTGCTTGATATAAATAATTAATTTATTTTTATTTTGAAAATGTTTTCCTTTTCCACATATTTTAGATATAAAATAGCTGACGCTGCCTATGGTAAGAATTTTATTAATATTTGTCGTTGCGATTAATTTTCCAATATAGCAATGATACTTAATTGATTTATATTTTCCTAATTCTAACATGTCACTAACTACCAATATACGATATCCTGGCATGGTAGTTAGCACGTGAATAGCAGATATCATAGAACCAACATTTGAATTATAAGTATCATCTAATAATAATTTACCTTGACCTAAAATAATTGGAAATAACCTTCCAGGTAACATTTTTATATTTTCTAATCCATACACTACCTCTGATAAACCTGCTCCTACAGAAAATGCAATAGCGCTAGCAGCTAAAGCATTAGCCACATTATGTATTCCTAACATTGATAAAACTACCGGAGAAGTTCCATATGGGGTATGCAACATAAATCGTGTTCCATTTTTTTTAACAACAATATTGCTTGCAAAAAAATCTATACCTACGTTAGTACATACAGAAAAAAACCATATAAATTTCCCCTTCAACGATTTACGCCATACGGACAAAGCATGACTGTCAGCATT
This sequence is a window from Blochmannia endosymbiont of Camponotus sp. C-003. Protein-coding genes within it:
- the murF gene encoding UDP-N-acetylmuramoyl-tripeptide--D-alanyl-D-alanine ligase; translation: MIPFSLHEIAPVLHAKYIGMDLMIHEITINSNIIYKKCMFIALIGKRFDGHDFTNQAIAAGAQALLVNHHVLLDVPQLIVPDTRCALITLARWVRQQTSAKVIAITGSSGKTSVKEMTASILKGCGNIIATQGNLNNTVGVPITLLRLTKKNNFAIIELGSSSPGEIAQLSKIVSANIALVNNVYPAHLSGFKSLSEIGKEKGKIFATLDSNGTGIINADSHALSVWRKSLKGKFIWFFSVCTNVGIDFFASNIVVKKNGTRFMLHTPYGTSPVVLSMLGIHNVANALAASAIAFSVGAGLSEVVYGLENIKMLPGRLFPIILGQGKLLLDDTYNSNVGSMISAIHVLTTMPGYRILVVSDMLELGKYKSIKYHCYIGKLIATTNINKILTIGSVSYFISKICGKGKHFQNKNKLIIYIKQMLSNHQSISVLIKGSRAFKMEQIIDAIRDGSKYYFG